In one Mucilaginibacter ginsenosidivorax genomic region, the following are encoded:
- a CDS encoding VOC family protein, which yields MIKKINSFTLLTLLITASRAFAQSGPQADHNALYVKDLAKSAAFYRNVMQLQEIPEPFHDGKHVWFRTGAHSQLHVIQGAAEVFEHDINTHYAYSVPDIAVFAKHLDELHVKYGNWKGDSKSPQLRPDGVKQVYLQDPDNFWIEVNDDKF from the coding sequence ATGATAAAAAAGATAAATTCCTTTACTTTATTAACGCTGTTAATAACGGCAAGCCGGGCATTTGCTCAAAGCGGCCCTCAAGCAGATCATAATGCGCTGTATGTTAAAGACCTTGCTAAAAGCGCCGCATTTTACCGCAACGTAATGCAATTGCAGGAAATTCCGGAGCCATTTCATGATGGAAAACATGTTTGGTTCCGGACGGGTGCACATAGCCAGCTGCATGTTATACAGGGGGCGGCCGAAGTTTTTGAGCATGACATCAATACACATTATGCTTATTCGGTACCTGACATCGCTGTATTTGCCAAACACCTTGATGAACTGCATGTAAAATATGGTAACTGGAAAGGGGACTCCAAATCACCGCAATTGAGGCCCGATGGTGTTAAACAAGTTTATTTACAGGACCCGGACAATTTCTGGATAGAAGTTAATGACGATAAATTTTAA
- a CDS encoding PRTRC system protein C, translated as MKVNILKRVFLHKENGQDIRLTDPNEAFTIADVQHFYAGTYPVLTNAKIIGPDIRDDEMQYRFESTMGTKG; from the coding sequence ATGAAAGTAAATATCTTAAAGCGGGTGTTCCTGCATAAAGAGAACGGGCAGGACATCCGGCTGACCGACCCGAACGAAGCTTTTACCATTGCCGATGTGCAGCATTTCTATGCGGGTACTTACCCGGTGCTGACTAACGCCAAAATTATCGGTCCTGACATCAGGGACGATGAAATGCAGTACCGTTTTGAAAGCACGATGGGAACGAAAGGATAG
- a CDS encoding PRTRC system protein B, which produces MKNISQQFNSGFEPFKALLIYRHTKEEEINQFQRNERETQIYVESYDIGINGKPVNAHPLSVKEMSALADLLQTSQDLKGGYLKSRALLPLNVLYVNQQGNGYAVWYSPPREVTLFFTGNLNIPSGRFKIPAMVWKANAEHVSVYAVKGKQRPAGNTALQHAPYLNIYNSGQVCMGTVNIAISKTECLEDFMSLWEQYFFNSQFSHSISGNHNTRTNTTDLWRTLAGTGRDFPQDELIKTGYTLKNIII; this is translated from the coding sequence ATGAAAAACATCAGCCAACAGTTTAACAGTGGGTTTGAACCATTTAAAGCCCTGCTCATTTACAGGCACACCAAGGAAGAAGAGATCAACCAGTTCCAGAGAAATGAACGGGAAACACAGATTTATGTGGAAAGTTATGACATCGGCATCAACGGCAAACCCGTTAATGCACATCCCTTATCTGTTAAAGAAATGAGTGCATTGGCCGACCTCCTGCAAACTTCGCAGGATTTGAAAGGCGGCTATCTGAAAAGCAGGGCACTGCTGCCCCTGAACGTTTTGTATGTCAATCAGCAGGGTAATGGTTATGCGGTATGGTATTCCCCGCCACGGGAAGTAACGCTATTCTTTACAGGTAACCTGAATATTCCATCGGGCAGGTTTAAAATACCTGCCATGGTATGGAAAGCCAATGCGGAACATGTAAGCGTTTATGCGGTAAAGGGGAAGCAGCGCCCCGCCGGAAACACCGCATTACAACACGCCCCGTATCTGAATATCTATAACAGCGGACAGGTGTGTATGGGGACGGTGAACATCGCCATCAGCAAAACCGAATGCTTGGAGGATTTTATGAGCCTTTGGGAGCAGTATTTCTTTAACAGCCAGTTCAGCCATTCCATCAGCGGCAACCACAATACCAGGACAAATACGACCGACCTATGGCGCACACTGGCGGGAACGGGCAGGGATTTTCCGCAGGATGAATTAATCAAAACAGGTTACACGCTTAAAAATATCATTATATGA
- a CDS encoding PRTRC system ThiF family protein — protein sequence MKARNKKTQKPAVHIVQKELLQPYNPVTINLIGAGGTGGQVLTALARMSHALIALGHAGLFVRVFDPDTVDPANLGRQLFTTAEIGLHKSVALINRINRFFGTNWKAETRRYDKHMLADRDFASAVITISCVDTVEARYDIAEVLKYLSKNHSGRNHVQYWMDFGNSRTSGQVILSTIAHIRQPASELYNPVECLPLVTDEFRELLCSSEQGDNTPSCSLAEALTKQDLFINSALANVGASLLWQLLREGILFNRGFFLNLKDFRTQPVKVA from the coding sequence ATGAAAGCACGGAATAAAAAGACACAGAAACCTGCTGTACATATCGTTCAAAAGGAATTATTGCAGCCTTATAACCCGGTTACCATCAACCTGATCGGGGCAGGAGGCACGGGAGGTCAGGTCTTGACGGCACTGGCAAGAATGAGCCATGCGCTGATCGCTTTAGGTCATGCGGGTTTGTTCGTCAGGGTATTTGATCCTGATACCGTTGACCCTGCCAACCTCGGGAGGCAATTGTTTACGACTGCTGAGATCGGCCTGCACAAATCCGTTGCGCTGATTAACCGCATCAACCGTTTTTTCGGCACGAACTGGAAAGCCGAAACCCGGCGCTATGATAAACATATGTTAGCGGACCGGGATTTTGCAAGTGCCGTGATCACCATATCCTGCGTGGATACGGTAGAGGCCCGTTACGATATTGCAGAGGTATTGAAATACCTGTCTAAAAATCATAGTGGCCGTAACCATGTCCAATACTGGATGGATTTTGGCAACAGCCGGACAAGCGGGCAGGTGATACTTTCAACCATAGCGCATATCAGGCAACCTGCATCGGAATTATATAACCCGGTGGAATGTCTTCCTTTGGTTACCGATGAATTTCGGGAATTGCTCTGTTCCTCCGAACAGGGGGATAACACCCCAAGCTGTTCACTTGCCGAAGCCCTGACCAAACAGGATTTATTTATCAATTCCGCTTTGGCCAATGTCGGCGCATCGTTGTTATGGCAGTTATTGAGGGAGGGCATACTATTTAACAGGGGTTTCTTTTTAAACCTTAAAGATTTCAGGACGCAGCCCGTCAAAGTGGCTTAA
- a CDS encoding macro domain-containing protein: MLRFTTGNLLDSSAEALVNTVNTVGVMGKGIALEFKLAFPHNFEVYRQACLNGNLQTGQLLVVKDSNLLSGERLIINLPTKRHWKLPSAYAYIESGLIALAAYLQANPVQSLAMPALGCGNGGLDWKVVRAMIEQHLGELDKAIWVYEPQIN, encoded by the coding sequence ATGTTACGGTTCACAACGGGCAATTTACTGGATTCAAGTGCGGAAGCGTTGGTCAATACGGTCAACACGGTAGGTGTGATGGGCAAGGGCATCGCGCTGGAATTCAAACTGGCCTTTCCGCATAATTTTGAGGTTTACCGTCAGGCTTGCCTGAATGGTAACTTACAGACCGGGCAGCTATTGGTCGTCAAAGACAGCAACCTGCTTTCAGGGGAAAGGCTCATTATCAACCTGCCGACCAAACGGCATTGGAAACTGCCATCTGCCTATGCGTACATCGAAAGCGGTTTAATCGCATTGGCGGCATATCTACAGGCTAACCCTGTTCAAAGTTTGGCCATGCCCGCTTTAGGCTGCGGTAACGGTGGATTGGACTGGAAAGTCGTCAGAGCGATGATCGAACAGCACCTGGGCGAACTGGATAAGGCCATTTGGGTTTATGAACCCCAGATAAACTAA
- a CDS encoding glycoside hydrolase family 2 TIM barrel-domain containing protein, translating to MKNLGKSIVLVFALIIFFPIGSLAQGDNGIKTLSLNGKWEMGFARRYTQTVTVPGIATDPTHIGEDTLWYKKEIRLPEGNWTSATLELKGARFRPQVYINGKLDGQQEGGMGPVFLILKNGGMRPGNRITMEIALASLSNVPQTDASYIPQSDQWRSDVSSGLWDDVILHLHGDVSINRIVPFTNYRAQTVHVQFDLNGADGFKGKANLQIADANGRMLISKTAPVSGNHNAVDFAINAKLKSWSPQNPNLYHLKLTIVNSKGGINDQSVIPFGVKSFEVKNKQFYLNDKRFIAKGITVVWHRWVRTGEGRGLGYDTAWFKRNIIMLSKNHGANYLRFHLGLPVERFLDMCDKYGLVVQFEWSFFHGMPASKESLLIQYKNWLDLAMRHPSVVLIHPYNETAGEQLKTAWTVLDELLKQYPPLVLEDRDVIHIHKYWWSMFENLGLYYDNSGVFPKAIMADEFGGNYLNEKGDLGEYPAIKESFLRFLGRENTREERLQFQAESNARIAEYWRRIDAAGFSPFCALASNEDGNNWFMGLLKDARPKPVWDALTAAFSPRSVSIDIWDKDFISGQNISLPVYLFNDEDTKAVLAIKLTVENKAGKIFFTKAFTAEMDALSKKVQRVPVNLPVTTGDYTVKAELMNRPQTVKYPVISQWSIRVLKAEVPENLKNVNVGIFSDEPELKQFFTERHIKIVDAGDADASVILTSEQTWNKLAEGDKNISDLLQAAVANGRSVVMLDVGDRQLGQGYPKKAGELGPLQGVAKVSDPRINSYNLFGGILLKFTETAEPESFIHPDKANRELWGNMPNAYTGIWNGLRGGLIVPAADMQFSGLSAGAFVAQWKARGANEVKITSGPYYAYELQGFYIFSDQPDDPDLKKKLKEKVNFLVQDAPSLAASINLNMPVTVTDLTKGYHDAEKGIADNFTGLANCAKNLTQTPVALVGFGKGKGKLIVSQLLTSGRLAKGFEGKGLYGIRYDEAAVQYILNMISLSLKR from the coding sequence ATGAAAAATCTTGGAAAAAGTATAGTATTGGTTTTTGCTTTAATAATATTCTTTCCGATAGGCTCACTTGCACAAGGTGATAACGGGATAAAAACACTTTCACTTAATGGCAAGTGGGAAATGGGTTTCGCCCGCAGGTATACCCAAACCGTAACGGTACCCGGTATTGCTACCGATCCAACCCATATCGGCGAAGACACATTATGGTACAAAAAAGAAATCAGGCTGCCTGAAGGAAACTGGACCAGCGCAACACTCGAGCTAAAAGGTGCGCGCTTCCGTCCGCAGGTTTATATTAACGGTAAACTCGACGGCCAGCAGGAAGGGGGCATGGGCCCGGTATTTTTAATCCTTAAGAATGGAGGTATGAGACCAGGGAATAGAATTACTATGGAGATTGCGCTGGCATCGCTGAGTAATGTTCCGCAAACGGATGCTTCCTATATACCCCAATCTGATCAATGGCGCTCCGATGTATCATCCGGTTTGTGGGATGATGTTATTTTACATTTGCACGGCGATGTCAGTATCAACAGGATTGTGCCTTTCACAAATTATAGAGCCCAAACCGTTCATGTACAGTTTGATTTGAATGGCGCCGATGGTTTTAAAGGGAAAGCCAATCTCCAGATAGCTGATGCAAATGGGCGCATGCTGATCAGTAAAACAGCACCCGTTTCAGGCAATCATAATGCGGTTGACTTTGCTATTAATGCCAAACTGAAAAGCTGGTCACCGCAAAACCCTAATTTGTATCATCTGAAATTGACTATTGTTAATTCCAAAGGCGGAATAAACGATCAATCTGTGATTCCTTTCGGAGTCAAGAGTTTTGAAGTTAAAAATAAGCAATTCTATTTGAATGATAAACGTTTCATCGCTAAAGGCATAACCGTAGTATGGCACAGGTGGGTACGGACAGGAGAGGGGCGCGGGTTAGGGTATGATACAGCCTGGTTTAAAAGGAATATCATCATGCTATCTAAAAACCATGGCGCTAATTACCTGCGCTTCCATTTGGGACTGCCTGTGGAAAGATTTTTAGATATGTGCGATAAATACGGCTTAGTTGTGCAATTCGAGTGGAGTTTTTTTCATGGAATGCCCGCATCAAAGGAAAGCTTGCTGATTCAATATAAAAATTGGCTTGATCTTGCCATGCGGCACCCATCAGTTGTTCTGATACATCCCTATAATGAAACGGCTGGTGAGCAGTTGAAGACAGCCTGGACCGTTTTGGATGAGCTATTAAAACAATACCCGCCGCTTGTGCTGGAAGACCGGGACGTGATACACATTCATAAATACTGGTGGAGTATGTTTGAGAATTTAGGCTTGTATTATGACAATTCCGGTGTTTTTCCTAAAGCAATCATGGCCGATGAATTTGGCGGTAATTATTTAAACGAAAAAGGTGATTTAGGCGAATATCCTGCAATTAAAGAAAGCTTTCTGCGATTTTTAGGCCGTGAAAACACACGCGAAGAACGATTGCAATTCCAGGCAGAGTCAAATGCCCGGATAGCTGAATATTGGCGGCGTATCGATGCTGCCGGGTTTTCGCCGTTTTGTGCCCTGGCCAGTAATGAGGATGGCAACAACTGGTTTATGGGATTACTAAAAGATGCCAGGCCTAAACCGGTTTGGGATGCTTTAACAGCCGCTTTCTCGCCGCGTTCGGTAAGTATCGATATTTGGGATAAAGATTTTATAAGTGGCCAAAATATTAGCCTGCCTGTGTATCTGTTTAATGATGAGGATACCAAAGCCGTTTTAGCTATTAAACTAACGGTAGAAAATAAAGCCGGTAAAATATTTTTCACCAAGGCGTTTACAGCCGAAATGGATGCCTTGAGTAAAAAAGTGCAGCGGGTGCCTGTGAATTTACCTGTCACGACAGGCGACTATACGGTAAAAGCGGAATTGATGAACAGGCCGCAAACAGTTAAATATCCCGTGATATCCCAATGGAGTATAAGGGTGCTCAAGGCAGAGGTGCCGGAAAATCTGAAGAACGTGAACGTAGGTATATTTAGTGATGAACCGGAGTTGAAGCAGTTTTTCACCGAAAGGCATATTAAGATCGTTGACGCGGGCGATGCTGATGCCAGCGTAATCCTGACATCTGAACAAACCTGGAATAAATTAGCTGAAGGTGATAAGAATATCTCAGATTTGCTTCAGGCCGCTGTTGCAAATGGCAGATCGGTAGTAATGCTGGATGTTGGAGACAGGCAACTCGGGCAGGGTTATCCCAAAAAAGCCGGCGAACTGGGACCCTTGCAGGGAGTGGCAAAAGTATCAGATCCCAGGATAAATTCTTATAATCTGTTTGGCGGTATCCTGCTCAAATTCACAGAAACAGCCGAGCCTGAGAGTTTTATTCATCCTGATAAGGCCAACCGCGAACTTTGGGGTAATATGCCTAATGCCTATACAGGTATCTGGAATGGCCTGCGTGGTGGCCTGATTGTGCCTGCTGCCGATATGCAGTTTTCGGGCTTAAGTGCTGGAGCGTTTGTTGCCCAATGGAAAGCAAGAGGTGCGAATGAAGTAAAAATTACATCCGGGCCTTATTATGCTTATGAACTGCAAGGGTTTTATATTTTTTCTGATCAGCCTGATGATCCTGACTTGAAAAAGAAATTAAAAGAAAAAGTGAACTTTTTAGTGCAGGATGCACCTTCGCTTGCTGCGTCCATTAACCTCAATATGCCGGTGACTGTCACCGATTTAACAAAAGGCTATCACGATGCTGAAAAAGGCATTGCCGATAACTTCACAGGCCTGGCCAATTGTGCTAAAAACTTAACGCAAACCCCTGTTGCATTGGTGGGTTTTGGCAAAGGCAAAGGAAAACTAATAGTTTCACAACTATTAACATCAGGCCGTTTAGCGAAAGGCTTTGAGGGGAAAGGTTTGTACGGTATCAGGTATGACGAAGCTGCTGTTCAATACATTTTAAATATGATCAGTTTGTCTTTAAAGCGGTAA
- a CDS encoding type IV toxin-antitoxin system AbiEi family antitoxin, which produces MNHEQSNLMNTKEREILDQATEKLALLTGVTIKTLRAGVAQPDKESDAEIEICSAKNKVHFAVEIKNELRNKKLLPVQRQTGAANLLVAQYIPKPLKQELKSINYNYLDAAGNCFIQTPELFIYINDQQVTETRVPVEGKLWKTAGLKFLFAILMQPELLNHPYRRIADEADIALGNVGGLLEELKKEGYVLDGGKNKGLFIEHKERLINRWAEAYRATLRPKLLAGNFRFIDKDQVNHWDQLETNQFKWGGENAGALLTNFLQPEKFTMYTREPKAVLMKKLHLVPDLNGNIEILEQFWKDNGPGIHTPTVPALLAYAELITSFDSRNQETAERIKMKYID; this is translated from the coding sequence ATGAATCATGAACAGTCAAATTTAATGAACACCAAAGAACGGGAAATACTAGATCAGGCAACTGAAAAACTGGCGCTGCTGACAGGCGTAACGATTAAAACCCTGAGAGCGGGTGTCGCACAGCCGGACAAGGAATCTGATGCAGAGATAGAAATCTGCAGCGCCAAAAACAAGGTGCATTTTGCCGTAGAGATCAAAAACGAGCTGCGAAATAAAAAACTCCTTCCTGTTCAGCGTCAAACGGGGGCAGCAAATCTTCTGGTTGCACAGTATATACCCAAGCCGCTCAAACAGGAATTGAAAAGCATCAACTATAACTATCTCGACGCTGCGGGAAACTGTTTCATACAGACCCCTGAATTATTTATATATATCAATGATCAGCAGGTAACCGAGACCCGGGTGCCGGTGGAAGGTAAGTTATGGAAGACTGCAGGCCTGAAATTCCTGTTTGCGATATTGATGCAACCGGAACTCCTGAACCATCCCTACCGGCGGATCGCTGATGAAGCCGATATTGCTTTAGGTAATGTTGGCGGTTTGCTGGAAGAATTGAAAAAAGAAGGTTATGTACTGGATGGCGGCAAAAATAAGGGACTTTTCATCGAGCATAAAGAAAGACTGATCAACCGGTGGGCAGAAGCATACCGGGCAACCCTGCGGCCGAAATTACTGGCAGGTAATTTCCGGTTTATTGACAAAGATCAGGTCAATCACTGGGATCAGCTCGAGACGAACCAGTTTAAGTGGGGCGGTGAAAATGCCGGTGCGCTGCTGACCAATTTTCTGCAACCTGAGAAATTCACCATGTACACGAGGGAGCCTAAGGCTGTACTGATGAAAAAATTGCACCTGGTGCCCGACCTTAATGGCAATATCGAGATACTGGAACAATTCTGGAAAGATAACGGGCCAGGCATTCACACACCAACAGTACCGGCCCTGTTGGCCTACGCGGAATTAATCACCAGCTTCGACAGCCGTAACCAGGAAACCGCGGAGCGCATCAAAATGAAATACATTGACTGA
- a CDS encoding molybdenum ABC transporter permease — MTTHHNNIIPIGLLLLALGFTIRYQIGRRRFNRRGIGGLQQFSTYSKFIFIMTIERVIYFIATLCLWAGLFLLAFAGIQSIKF, encoded by the coding sequence ATGACAACGCATCATAATAATATCATTCCCATCGGCTTGCTGTTGCTTGCCCTTGGGTTTACCATCCGCTACCAAATCGGCAGGCGCAGGTTTAACCGTAGGGGGATCGGGGGACTGCAACAGTTCTCTACCTACAGTAAGTTCATTTTTATCATGACCATTGAACGGGTTATTTATTTTATTGCTACGCTTTGCCTGTGGGCAGGCTTGTTTTTACTCGCCTTCGCAGGTATTCAATCCATTAAATTTTAA
- a CDS encoding 3-keto-disaccharide hydrolase encodes MKKIFVLLMLLSAVTGMSYGQQSNKWHYLFDGKSVTELRGYKMDAFPSEAWKIEDGALVAQTGVPNIDLLTKETYTNFDLTLEWAVSKAGNSGIFYNVLENSSHESGNGNSPNWLDNFEMQLLDDIDFNDHEPRRSAGSLYDLIAPQNKQLKPVGEFNTARLLVDHGHVEQWINGRKVVEYELGSAALNDLIGRSKYKTNPNFAKSTSGHIMFQHHGQKVWLKNIKIKRL; translated from the coding sequence ATGAAAAAAATATTTGTTTTGCTCATGCTGTTAAGTGCTGTTACAGGCATGAGCTATGGACAGCAAAGTAACAAGTGGCATTACCTTTTTGACGGCAAATCGGTAACCGAACTTCGCGGTTACAAGATGGATGCTTTTCCATCGGAAGCATGGAAAATTGAGGATGGTGCTTTGGTTGCTCAAACCGGTGTGCCCAATATTGATTTACTGACAAAAGAAACCTATACCAATTTCGACCTGACGCTGGAGTGGGCAGTATCAAAAGCCGGCAACAGCGGTATTTTTTATAACGTGCTCGAAAACTCGAGCCATGAATCGGGCAATGGCAACAGCCCCAACTGGCTGGATAATTTTGAGATGCAGCTATTGGACGATATTGATTTTAATGATCATGAACCAAGGCGCTCCGCAGGCTCATTATATGATCTGATCGCGCCGCAAAACAAACAGCTTAAACCGGTTGGTGAATTTAATACGGCGCGGTTATTGGTGGATCATGGCCATGTGGAGCAATGGATCAACGGGCGTAAAGTGGTTGAGTATGAGCTTGGCTCTGCGGCGCTGAACGATTTGATCGGCCGCAGTAAATATAAAACCAATCCCAATTTTGCCAAATCAACCAGCGGGCACATTATGTTTCAGCATCATGGGCAAAAGGTTTGGCTGAAGAACATTAAGATAAAGCGTTTGTAA
- a CDS encoding nucleotidyl transferase AbiEii/AbiGii toxin family protein: MTELILYPGITEMLKEMEPVFTLFGIDYYVVGAVARDIHLSADPGAAAIRKTKDVDLAILINNEGQFNQLKAALIATGNFSADAQETIKLFYRHSIEVDLLPFGAIEEPNRHVKLTDPSFVLNMPGFLEIYPFVEAIQVTDTMSIKVCTMEGIILLKLISNNDRPQRTKDITDIEHIIRVYFDLYSGDIYEENFDIMDRYDTDQSDYLQLVCSRVIGRKINHLLAGSDDLRERIKQIIKNRPTTWWQAMLDGLNDEAAPAN; the protein is encoded by the coding sequence TTGACTGAACTGATCTTATATCCCGGCATAACCGAAATGCTGAAAGAAATGGAACCGGTGTTTACCCTATTCGGGATAGATTACTACGTGGTTGGCGCGGTAGCCCGTGACATCCACCTCTCCGCTGATCCGGGCGCGGCAGCGATCCGCAAAACAAAGGATGTAGATCTCGCTATCCTGATCAATAATGAAGGTCAGTTCAACCAGCTCAAAGCCGCATTGATCGCCACAGGAAATTTCAGCGCAGATGCCCAGGAAACCATCAAATTGTTTTACCGTCATTCCATCGAAGTAGATCTTTTACCTTTTGGGGCTATTGAAGAACCCAACCGTCATGTAAAGCTCACAGATCCCTCGTTCGTCCTGAATATGCCCGGCTTCCTGGAAATCTACCCCTTCGTTGAGGCTATACAGGTCACGGATACGATGAGCATTAAGGTTTGCACGATGGAGGGAATCATTCTGCTGAAGCTGATATCCAATAATGACAGGCCTCAAAGAACGAAAGATATTACCGATATTGAACACATCATCCGTGTTTACTTCGACCTTTATTCCGGGGATATTTACGAGGAAAACTTTGACATTATGGACAGGTATGACACCGATCAGAGCGACTATTTGCAACTCGTTTGTTCGAGGGTCATCGGAAGAAAAATCAATCATCTGCTGGCGGGATCAGATGACCTGCGGGAAAGGATCAAGCAAATTATAAAAAACAGGCCAACGACCTGGTGGCAGGCCATGCTCGATGGGTTAAACGACGAAGCGGCACCGGCCAATTGA
- a CDS encoding PRTRC system protein E: MKTNFFQQIAGLGFNGNYLLNIHQDETGVQTVSVVLKKEKAVTGLPPMIFKATAEELDERFFEELAKPVQQTVGLITNIESYQKELEKAKKNAKPDKDKTAKAIATEQDEDDKEDENNLFTPPEDDKQAKAEKKRLYDETMEKVKELAQHTKYAEALANLPDVADYPDKAEAIEAKRKNLQAGKEAYDKLTASFND, translated from the coding sequence ATGAAAACTAATTTTTTTCAGCAGATAGCAGGTTTAGGTTTTAACGGCAACTACCTGCTCAATATCCATCAGGATGAAACAGGGGTGCAAACGGTATCGGTGGTACTCAAAAAGGAAAAAGCCGTAACCGGTTTGCCACCCATGATCTTCAAAGCGACAGCCGAAGAACTGGACGAACGGTTTTTTGAGGAACTGGCGAAGCCTGTTCAGCAGACGGTGGGTCTGATCACGAATATCGAATCCTATCAAAAGGAACTGGAAAAGGCGAAAAAGAACGCCAAACCGGATAAAGATAAGACCGCAAAGGCTATTGCGACTGAACAGGACGAGGACGACAAAGAGGATGAGAATAATTTATTTACCCCGCCCGAAGATGATAAACAGGCCAAAGCCGAAAAGAAAAGGCTGTACGACGAAACGATGGAAAAGGTAAAGGAACTGGCGCAGCATACCAAATACGCCGAAGCCCTCGCCAATCTCCCCGATGTGGCCGATTATCCCGACAAGGCCGAAGCCATCGAAGCCAAGCGCAAAAACCTGCAGGCAGGGAAAGAGGCCTACGATAAATTAACCGCATCATTCAACGATTAA
- a CDS encoding single-stranded DNA-binding protein, with amino-acid sequence MEITGRLVADATVRAVNADKNVTGFRVAVNRNYKSQGEQKQETAFVDCTYWRGEGIAPYLTKGMVVQLSGFMTAEAWVSRDGEPMAGLRFRTEEINMLTRSGKQDDKPAGNKKQGLRPSEQFN; translated from the coding sequence ATGGAAATCACAGGAAGATTGGTAGCAGATGCTACCGTGAGAGCGGTAAACGCTGACAAAAATGTAACCGGGTTCAGGGTAGCCGTTAACCGCAATTACAAATCGCAGGGCGAGCAAAAGCAGGAAACCGCCTTTGTGGATTGCACCTACTGGCGGGGTGAGGGTATAGCGCCTTACCTGACGAAAGGCATGGTGGTGCAGTTATCGGGCTTCATGACCGCCGAAGCGTGGGTAAGCCGTGACGGCGAACCGATGGCCGGTTTAAGGTTTCGTACCGAGGAAATCAATATGCTGACCAGATCAGGGAAGCAGGACGATAAACCCGCAGGTAATAAAAAACAAGGGCTGAGACCAAGCGAACAATTCAATTAA
- a CDS encoding TIM barrel protein encodes MINRRSFIKTSAALSAGLLISPHLFAYDKKYIGLQLYTVRDYMQQDAAATLARVARIGYTTVEGATYTGSEKFYGLDPSGFAALLKQNGLVMPSCHYRLGEELVNGSSQKGTILNDWGRAVDDAAAAGVRYMVCAFLSVPERESLDHYKKVADDFNRAGETCKKAGIQLCYHNHDFEFIQEDGKYPYESLLANTDKQLVKMEMDLYWVTKANQDPIALINEHPGRFPLWHIKDMDNTASKMFTEVGNGTIDFKKIFKHAGKAGLQYFFVEQDKCPADPYDSITQSITYIKKNLV; translated from the coding sequence ATGATCAACAGGCGTTCATTTATAAAAACTTCGGCGGCGCTTTCGGCAGGCTTGCTGATAAGTCCGCATTTATTTGCATACGATAAAAAATATATTGGCCTGCAATTATACACGGTACGCGATTATATGCAGCAAGATGCAGCTGCAACTTTAGCCAGGGTAGCCCGGATTGGTTATACCACAGTTGAGGGCGCCACCTATACCGGCAGCGAAAAATTTTATGGTTTGGATCCTTCAGGTTTTGCCGCGCTGTTAAAACAAAACGGATTGGTAATGCCCAGCTGCCACTATCGTTTGGGCGAAGAACTGGTAAACGGATCATCACAAAAAGGCACTATCCTGAACGACTGGGGCAGGGCAGTAGATGATGCCGCTGCCGCAGGTGTCAGGTACATGGTTTGTGCCTTTCTTTCGGTGCCGGAACGGGAATCATTAGATCATTATAAAAAAGTAGCCGATGATTTTAACAGAGCAGGCGAAACCTGTAAAAAAGCAGGTATCCAGCTTTGCTACCATAACCACGATTTCGAATTTATACAGGAGGATGGTAAATATCCTTATGAATCGCTGCTTGCCAATACCGATAAGCAACTGGTAAAAATGGAAATGGACCTTTACTGGGTAACTAAAGCTAACCAGGATCCTATAGCACTTATCAATGAGCACCCGGGCCGTTTTCCTTTATGGCATATCAAGGATATGGATAATACAGCAAGCAAAATGTTTACGGAGGTCGGTAACGGTACCATTGATTTTAAAAAGATATTTAAACATGCCGGTAAAGCAGGTTTACAATACTTTTTTGTGGAACAGGATAAATGCCCTGCCGATCCTTATGACAGTATTACCCAAAGTATAACTTATATTAAAAAGAACCTGGTTTAA